Genomic window (Jeotgalibaca ciconiae):
GTAAGTACACGATAGAAGAATTTGAACAAAAAAAATTAAAAGTGGGTGGTTGGAACGATCGGTTATATGTCCATTGGAATGAATCTGATCGAAACGTTGCATCACGAATGTTGGATCAAATTAAAGAAGACTTACAATTAATTGGAAATCGAAATGCGATTTTGATGACCCATGTAGTTACTCATCCGCAATTTACCGTACCTCTGCCACACAGAATTTACGACTATTACAATGCTTTCTTAGGAAGCAAAAGTTACATGACTCTCTATAAGGAATATCCTATTACCCATAGTGTCATGGGGCATGTCCATTTCCGTAAGAGCCTAAAAGAAAATGGTATTCAATACTATTGTAATTGTTTAGGCAGCGGCAGGTACTGGTGGACAGATGATCCACTAACAGAGATGTCTTATACGCTAGAAACGTTTCAAATACCTACAATTTCTTATGATTTGGAGTGAAAGTTATGAAAGCTTTTCGTTTGGAGAACCAAGCATACGTATCGACTGATTCTATAGAGGAAGCAGAATTAGTGTTGTGCGAAGACCCATCACAAGAAGAAATCGACTATTTACACAACCAATATGATATCCCGCTAGATTTTATAACAGATGGGTTAAATCGCTATATGGTTCCACGAAAAGAAAATTATGAGACAGATAATCATGAACTCATTCAGTTATTGCTCTTCCTTTATCCGCTTGTTAAAATCGATGAAGCAGACCGATTGGAATATCAGACATTACCATTATCCATCATTATTCTGAATGGAAAAATGATTATGGTATATCCAAAGGAACTTCCTTTTTTAGAAAGAACGATTAATCAAAATAATCAATCGGAAGAATCTTTATTTCTTTTACAAATTTTATGGCAGCTTACAAATGAATATGTTAAAGCAATTACAAGAATTGATGATGTTATTGAAAACATGGAGCAAAACCTTGTGAATAGTACTAAAAATGAAGCATTTTACAAGATGATTTCAATTAATAAAACACTGGTTTATTTCGAAACAGGGATTACGAAAAATCACGAGATTATCGACCAGGTTTATAAGAAACAACAAGGAGTGACAGAAAAACTGAATAATGAACTTCTGCACGATATCCGTATCTTATCAAACCAGGCAAGAGTAATGAGGAGAGAATCAGATGAAATGATTTCTCATTTAAGTGAAGTCTTTTCTAGCGTAATTTCAAATAATTTGAATAATATTATGAAGTTTCTGACATCTTTAACGATTGTAATGACAATCCCGACCATTATTGGCTCGTATTGGGGAATGAACGTAAGCTTACCATTTGAAAAAAACTTATTTGCATTTGCTTTATTAGTATTTGCTTCTATTATTATTGGGATTCTGACGGTTTTTTGGCTCAAAAAGAAAGATTACTTATAGAAAAATAAAGGTGATAATAAAATGTCGACTAGAAATTGGAAAATTGGCAAAGTAGCTTTAAAAGTACAAGATTTAACTGAAATGAGCGAATTCTATCAAGAGATTATGGGGATGGCGGTATTAACAAAAACTGATTCATCTGTCACTTTAGGAGTAAAAGATTCAAAAGAAGAATTAATTGAATTGATTCAGATTACTCCTGCGGCAGATAAAAAAATGACGGTTGGTTTATACCATCATGCACTATTATTGCCAACAAGAAGTGACTTGGGAGAGTTTTTATATCATTTATTAGTTAAAAAGTATCCATTAGGCGGAGCAAGTGATCATGGATATAGTGAAGCTATTTATTTCAATGACCCAGAAGGAAATGGTATTGAAGTGTATGCAGATAAACCTAAGTCTGAATGGGATGTTCGTGAAGACGGAAGGGTGGAAGGGGTTACAATTCAGATGGATGCTGAAGGCGTTCTGGCTTCCGTTAAAAAAGCCTTCACAGGATTGCCGGTGGGAACGATTATGGGGCATGTGCATTTGACTGTAAATAATTTAGAAGATGCTGGTGTATTTTACACTGAGATTATCGGGCTAGGATTAAAATCGGATTATTTTGGACAAGCAAAGTTCTTTGCGTTTGGCGACTATCATCACCAAGTCGGGACAAAT
Coding sequences:
- a CDS encoding metallophosphoesterase, giving the protein MKIGVISDLHIDSNQKKLKRGDSYDVLLAQLLYNNEVDLLLLAGDIASDYRESIVFLDKMKQHNVGDLLFVPGNHDFWSIKNKETDTEKIYQIFCDREDSPVGKPFFINDDIAVVGNPGWYDYGFASGKYTIEEFEQKKLKVGGWNDRLYVHWNESDRNVASRMLDQIKEDLQLIGNRNAILMTHVVTHPQFTVPLPHRIYDYYNAFLGSKSYMTLYKEYPITHSVMGHVHFRKSLKENGIQYYCNCLGSGRYWWTDDPLTEMSYTLETFQIPTISYDLE
- a CDS encoding VOC family protein — translated: MSTRNWKIGKVALKVQDLTEMSEFYQEIMGMAVLTKTDSSVTLGVKDSKEELIELIQITPAADKKMTVGLYHHALLLPTRSDLGEFLYHLLVKKYPLGGASDHGYSEAIYFNDPEGNGIEVYADKPKSEWDVREDGRVEGVTIQMDAEGVLASVKKAFTGLPVGTIMGHVHLTVNNLEDAGVFYTEIIGLGLKSDYFGQAKFFAFGDYHHQVGTNTWAGKSLPALEEDQLGIAYYEWVLPSEEELSSFRAKLDKNQIAYQEDDGVLKMKDSSGIKLHLISE
- a CDS encoding magnesium transporter CorA family protein → MKAFRLENQAYVSTDSIEEAELVLCEDPSQEEIDYLHNQYDIPLDFITDGLNRYMVPRKENYETDNHELIQLLLFLYPLVKIDEADRLEYQTLPLSIIILNGKMIMVYPKELPFLERTINQNNQSEESLFLLQILWQLTNEYVKAITRIDDVIENMEQNLVNSTKNEAFYKMISINKTLVYFETGITKNHEIIDQVYKKQQGVTEKLNNELLHDIRILSNQARVMRRESDEMISHLSEVFSSVISNNLNNIMKFLTSLTIVMTIPTIIGSYWGMNVSLPFEKNLFAFALLVFASIIIGILTVFWLKKKDYL